The Magallana gigas chromosome 6, xbMagGiga1.1, whole genome shotgun sequence genome includes the window GGGAACATTAGATGATACAGGAACATTAGAATATGGCCAGGTATTTGTACAGTACTCACAAATTTCAGGGACGGAACAGGAAGACTCAATTGTTCTTAAGGGACCGGTTGTGGCTACGAAAAACCCATGTTTTCATCCTGGGGATTTGCGAAAATATGAAGCTGTAGATGTTTCTGCCTTACATCACATGTTTGATTGCATTGTATTTCCCCAGAAAGGTAAACGACCTCATCCCAATGAAATGTCAGGATCTGATCTTGATGGTGACATGTATTTTGTAAGTTGGGACGACCAGTTTTACAATGTCATTGAAAATCAAGAACCAATGGATTTCCCAAAAGCTACAAAAAAGTACTTAGATCGTAAAGTCAAAGTAGATGACATAATTGATTTTGTAGGAGagtatataaaaaatgataacttGGGTATTATCGCCAACGCACATGTTGCGCATGCTgataagaaaaacatttttacggATGCCTGCAAGCAGTTAGCGAAAATGCATTCTGATGCAGTTGATTTTCCAAAAACTGGACAACCAGCAAAAATGTTAAGAGATCTTAGAGTAGATAGCTATCCAGATTTTATGCAAAAGGCAGATAAGCCACAGTATGTGTCGAAAAAGGTTCTTGGGAAATTATTCCGTCAGTGCAGAGCTCTTGAACAAGCACAAACTCGACAGAAAGAccacaaaaaaattatcagaagtATTGTACCAGATAAGGATCTGTTTTTGATTGGCTGGCAAAAGTATGAAGACGATGCCGTTGTTGCAAGAAATACTTACAATGAAAAAGTTCGACAACTTCTGCTGCTGTATGGAATAGAAAATGAAACTGAAGCTATTTCTGGAATAATTCGAAGACTTAATCCACAGCGAGGATGCctgcaaaatgaaaaatttgaaataggACTGATAGTAAAGGCAAAAATGTCTGTTGTTTGTAAACATACAAGAGAGCGCTTTTTTCACGAATTTGGAGGTGAATCAAACATTGATTTTGACTGTTGTGATAGTGAAATACTACGGAAAGCATCAGCATGGTATGCCGTAACTTATCTTCGAGACTCCGATAATCCTGAACCATTGTTAAGCTTTCCTTGGGTTATCGCTGATGTAATTGGCTTTCTGAAagagaataaaaatgaaaagagGGAACAATCGCTGCCACAGGACCTAACAGAGGAAGATGAAACCGACATTGACAATCTATTTGAAATAGGATCATCAATAGTACGCCGATATTTTTCTACTAAGAATCAAAGGCATGAAACTTTAAAAACACTGAAAACTTTGGGAAACACTGTCTTTAGTATTCTTCATTCTGTAAAGGGGGCATCTTTTTTTCCAATTGGACTCTTCATGACAGGGTTAATGAGAGACGATGAAAACACTTTAGATATTCATATTAGTACGCAAAGGAgcaaatatacagctactttaCAGTTCATTCAGAAGTTGTTTTATAGGAGTAAAGGTTTCCATGTTGAAAGTGGCTTTAATCCCAAATACAGAACTTTCATCAATAACATCGCATTTCATGTCAGAATTTTAAAGGACGTTAATGTTTTACGTCAatcattttttctctcaaattttgTGCGAGAAAACAAAGCGATTGCTCCGGTAATTATGTTCCTTTTAGACTGGGGAAGGCGAACATCTATTACTTTGGGATCAAGACAAATTTTTGATGAAATAACTTTTTCAATGGTCATTATTGGGTGTATACTGAGCATGGAGGATCTTAAGAAAGATTTAAAATGTTCCTTTCCTGAAAAACTGCAAGAAAATTCTTCAGGATTAGACCTCGTAGAAATGGTAGAAATTGATGATATTTCAAGAAGCAATCAAAAGATTTTGGCAAAAATAGTGATGTATTTTTTCAGAGAGTACAGAGCAATACTAGCTGACAAGGCAAGTGGAGGAATGATCAAATTTATTTCTGATCCATCTCataaaaagccaaattttaacATTCTCAAAAAATCATTGAGTCAAAGTAATACAACTGCATTGCTAAATGAGATGCTTTGTGGCTATCAAGAAATAGCCGAGAGAAATACGATTGATAACTTCTTTGGAGATGTTGATCTTGTTGAGAATCACCTCGTACTAAACCTTCCACTTGATACTTGGGATTCTGTTCTGTTTGCAGAAGCGTACACTGAGAGAAGACTTTCTAAGGAAACGGGTGCAATAGTTAGAATCCGAAGAGCGAACTTCAGGGAAACAAAAGGGGTCATATTAGAAGCTTGGGGTAGTTCTGAGCAGCTCTGGAAGGTCAACAAATCGTTACAAGACCTTGGAGATAAATCATCCAAGTTCGTTACAACCTATTCCAGAGACAAGGCTTTCGTTGAAGGAGCTTATGTGACTATATTTGAAGGTTCTAGATCGACAGATGATATGCTGGATTTTAAACCTTACACTGGATTGATTCAAGAGCATCATAAACACCGAGAAGCTGTACATCTTCCATACTTGCGAGGTGTCGTTCGAAATTTTGAGCCTTCCATAGAACATGTGGACGACAATGACCCCGACTGTCAGATATTTCAACAAGTTTTCCTACAGCAGATTAACGTTGTTAGAGAAAACTATGATGATACATTTCACGGCATTCTCCGCTTTGTGATGACGTTTGGCAATGTGTATATTGTTGACGTCGATAAACTCAGTATGTCCATAAAAGATATGCAAGAAAAATTGCATCGCAAACAGTTTATTGAAAGAAAAGAATATCACTCACTAAATAAGAAATCCCGAGGAAGGGGAGGGAGACGTCAAGGAGGTGAAAGTTACACTAGTCTCCGTAATAATCTCAGTGTAGGTTCGAGGGGGCGAAGAATCAGTAGCTCATTCATACCATCCGAATGTAACCCTCAAAGGGTAAAGGAGTTCTTGGAAAAATTTGGATTTCAAGAAGACGGGAAAGAAAACAAGTACTACGTCAGCCTCCAGACTGGTGAAGCTGACTTCGGTAAACCTCACACAGGTTCGTGTGTTCTAGATAAAGACATGAATTTCATCGAGTTCCGTCTTGCAGATTTAAAATGGCTAGCCGGAGACGTTATACGACTGAAGTCCGATGAAAAAAAGATACCTTTGGATGTCCGTTGCAAACTACAATCTCGAAGAATCCTCGACCTGGAGACTATAAGGCAAATGAGTGACTTGAAAGGAATTCTTGATGACAG containing:
- the LOC136276198 gene encoding uncharacterized protein, whose protein sequence is MATGTDLHKSEILDQKEEHACTSDNEEMKPGSENSTSNSVSRDENQTNDEKRTADSAAMDNDKQNHDAGTMDGRGTTESKAGGKDSKQKQKQSRKKKEEYTITFFYLQNVDSVRDVLMTNFPTGIMIVDEERIENESEHSYAEFSKIYRVKIVSEEQMKGRQFESFMYNLWLSKRPENEISCYIDVRNKDTRQNDSRKSVSTIQDVKFYGGALLSPVKFSEHWSMTASKIEAVFENDKGVLTIQSVVHGKENQEAVEISYSSMHDTIVVYPDNQSTILIINVKSNPKIFNRKKINENKTDEVRNVSISGTTREEFGRSNSFYITWPSNIFHDLKNKSKNPVGWEVISRFKRLGFNVVYADVTVIPYLKRAMTFSFEDFDTEYAWNCLCSHGFKVTDNLNEENVSFLRRIKGKLTPDMLHRITAKTNDRPFIHFASLISKQIEKNEIIIKEADDMPPGYSNIRRIVLTPTKHVFYPKEPIVQNRIIRQYAEEYFIRIVFRDEDYEKVSAIAPNSLDSVIDAMKQFLCAGFRILTRRYEFLGCSNSQLREHGFWFFCPNDDTNAQMIRDNCGDIYLERCVASYVSRFGLCFSASRDTVDVGMQDGELVHQKDIEWNNYCFSDGIGKISPCLANKVTKALGYKVKPSAFQIRYGGCKGVVSQDPDLGEEKDVLVIRESMNKFNSESKKLEILQVTKPGRLHLNRQAITLLSGLGVSDNVFLSLQEEMLFGLADTMLYDKEAIKVLSGLSIHIRFKQLQKRGIVFVKEPFFRSMLITIYKCKIRDLMRRARIKLSLKKGRIMMGTLDDTGTLEYGQVFVQYSQISGTEQEDSIVLKGPVVATKNPCFHPGDLRKYEAVDVSALHHMFDCIVFPQKGKRPHPNEMSGSDLDGDMYFVSWDDQFYNVIENQEPMDFPKATKKYLDRKVKVDDIIDFVGEYIKNDNLGIIANAHVAHADKKNIFTDACKQLAKMHSDAVDFPKTGQPAKMLRDLRVDSYPDFMQKADKPQYVSKKVLGKLFRQCRALEQAQTRQKDHKKIIRSIVPDKDLFLIGWQKYEDDAVVARNTYNEKVRQLLLLYGIENETEAISGIIRRLNPQRGCLQNEKFEIGLIVKAKMSVVCKHTRERFFHEFGGESNIDFDCCDSEILRKASAWYAVTYLRDSDNPEPLLSFPWVIADVIGFLKENKNEKREQSLPQDLTEEDETDIDNLFEIGSSIVRRYFSTKNQRHETLKTLKTLGNTVFSILHSVKGASFFPIGLFMTGLMRDDENTLDIHISTQRSKYTATLQFIQKLFYRSKGFHVESGFNPKYRTFINNIAFHVRILKDVNVLRQSFFLSNFVRENKAIAPVIMFLLDWGRRTSITLGSRQIFDEITFSMVIIGCILSMEDLKKDLKCSFPEKLQENSSGLDLVEMVEIDDISRSNQKILAKIVMYFFREYRAILADKASGGMIKFISDPSHKKPNFNILKKSLSQSNTTALLNEMLCGYQEIAERNTIDNFFGDVDLVENHLVLNLPLDTWDSVLFAEAYTERRLSKETGAIVRIRRANFRETKGVILEAWGSSEQLWKVNKSLQDLGDKSSKFVTTYSRDKAFVEGAYVTIFEGSRSTDDMLDFKPYTGLIQEHHKHREAVHLPYLRGVVRNFEPSIEHVDDNDPDCQIFQQVFLQQINVVRENYDDTFHGILRFVMTFGNVYIVDVDKLSMSIKDMQEKLHRKQFIERKEYHSLNKKSRGRGGRRQGGESYTSLRNNLSVGSRGRRISSSFIPSECNPQRVKEFLEKFGFQEDGKENKYYVSLQTGEADFGKPHTGSCVLDKDMNFIEFRLADLKWLAGDVIRLKSDEKKIPLDVRCKLQSRRILDLETIRQMSDLKGILDDSCHLMEKRGDILCVSPHFKDRVTLVREKQVNSYSYPCTDSSDEGSVWHDMKIDVATVKEYSGFNRITGTFSDIVYRTEVTMMPKFPDLNSSDEDLIKYARRTWNLALYLGSQFD